One window from the genome of Streptomyces sp. NBC_01476 encodes:
- a CDS encoding BlaI/MecI/CopY family transcriptional regulator: MPDLTGPDGGAGRRPAGELEASVLAALWAAGGRALTPADVQRDLGTDLARTTVTTILARLHEKGTVSRTRSGRGYAYLPVQDSPGLAARRMRTELDKSASDDRGTVLARFVSGLDPSDEAVLRELLREADPPEDVPPPPRPAPSPRGTGEAS, from the coding sequence ATGCCGGACCTTACGGGGCCGGACGGCGGCGCGGGTCGCCGTCCGGCGGGCGAACTGGAGGCGAGCGTGCTCGCCGCTCTCTGGGCGGCCGGCGGCCGCGCGCTCACCCCGGCCGACGTCCAGCGCGACCTCGGCACCGATCTGGCGCGGACCACCGTGACCACCATCCTCGCCCGTCTGCACGAGAAGGGCACGGTCAGCCGCACCCGGTCCGGGCGCGGCTACGCCTATCTGCCGGTCCAGGACTCCCCGGGGCTCGCCGCCCGCCGGATGCGCACCGAACTCGACAAGTCCGCGTCGGACGACCGCGGTACGGTGCTGGCCCGCTTCGTCTCCGGCCTCGACCCGTCCGACGAGGCGGTGCTCCGCGAGCTGCTGCGCGAGGCGGATCCCCCCGAGGACGTCCCCCCACCCCCGCGCCCTGCCCCGTCCCCGCGCGGTACGGGGGAGGCGTCATGA
- a CDS encoding DUF2786 domain-containing protein yields the protein MDAFDAAYGKALAAGGAEAEVDTAASVLAASGDAWSGVAGETARRVLRECAARGWAEPDLLRMVDRELTARHRRAATALPGGARGAPRTADDLAAFATRERLDRFSAAVLAVDVLCLYGRLPRITALAAPRDTPRTDTESKALGRIRALLAKAESTGFPEEAEALSAKAQHLMARHSIDEALVAGGSAGGPGARRIGVDRPYEGAKALLLDAVAEANRCQSVWSADFGFSTVVGHATDLDAVELLYTSLLVQADRALHRGASRSRDFRESFLIAYAARIRERLTAAAAEETAGYGAPGLLPVLASRDLAVRTETKRLFPSTTTSRLKGRDPEGWRHGHSAADEATFHRP from the coding sequence GTGGACGCATTCGACGCGGCGTACGGAAAGGCCCTCGCGGCAGGCGGCGCGGAGGCCGAGGTCGACACAGCCGCCTCCGTGCTCGCCGCCAGCGGCGACGCGTGGAGCGGGGTCGCCGGGGAAACCGCCCGGCGGGTTCTGCGGGAGTGCGCCGCCCGCGGCTGGGCCGAGCCGGACCTGCTGCGGATGGTGGACCGGGAGCTGACCGCCCGGCACCGCCGGGCCGCCACCGCACTCCCCGGCGGCGCCCGCGGCGCCCCCCGCACCGCCGACGACCTCGCCGCGTTCGCCACGCGCGAACGGCTCGACCGGTTCTCCGCCGCCGTCCTCGCCGTCGACGTGCTGTGCCTGTACGGGCGCCTGCCCCGGATCACCGCGCTCGCCGCGCCGCGGGACACCCCCCGCACGGACACGGAGAGCAAGGCGCTCGGGCGGATCCGCGCCCTGCTGGCCAAGGCGGAGTCCACCGGCTTCCCCGAGGAGGCCGAGGCGCTGTCCGCGAAGGCCCAGCACCTGATGGCCCGGCACAGCATCGACGAGGCACTGGTCGCCGGAGGATCGGCCGGCGGCCCCGGCGCCCGCCGGATCGGCGTGGACCGCCCCTACGAAGGCGCCAAGGCGCTGCTGCTGGACGCCGTCGCCGAGGCGAACCGCTGCCAGTCCGTCTGGTCCGCCGACTTCGGCTTCTCCACCGTCGTCGGCCACGCCACCGACCTCGACGCGGTCGAACTCCTCTACACCTCGCTGCTCGTCCAGGCCGACCGCGCCCTGCACCGCGGCGCCTCCCGCTCCCGCGACTTCCGCGAGTCCTTCCTGATCGCCTACGCCGCCCGGATCCGTGAACGCCTCACCGCCGCCGCGGCCGAGGAGACAGCCGGGTACGGCGCTCCCGGCCTGCTGCCCGTCCTCGCATCGCGGGACCTCGCGGTGCGGACCGAGACCAAGCGCCTCTTCCCCTCGACCACCACCTCCCGGCTCAAGGGCCGCGACCCCGAGGGCTGGCGGCACGGCCACTCCGCCGCGGACGAGGCCACCTTCCACCGCCCCTGA
- a CDS encoding M56 family metallopeptidase, which translates to MNLIVWVPLLLPLPAAPAARRLAEALPPRAAAWLLAASAGALAACSTAALALLAGAGALRLPPVAALGHLVLPVVGDQVTVPAACVAAGLLAVVVVALLRTLRRHVVEPARARRAAAATGTAAGDLTVLPDAVADAYALPGRPGRIVVTSGMLRALDPAEREALLAHERAHLAGRHHLFLTALAVACACHPALRVLSSPLSFALERWADESAAAAVGDRRVAARAIGRAALAATRPSAAALSATAGPVPRRVAALLTPPRVGVRAPRVISAVLVSCVALSAGCAVEAAHQLHGSIEVAQGESLRG; encoded by the coding sequence GTGAACCTCATCGTCTGGGTGCCGCTGCTGTTGCCGCTGCCGGCCGCTCCCGCCGCCCGCAGGCTGGCCGAGGCGCTGCCGCCGCGGGCCGCCGCGTGGCTCCTCGCCGCCTCGGCGGGCGCGCTGGCCGCGTGCAGTACGGCGGCGCTGGCGCTGCTGGCCGGGGCGGGAGCGCTCCGGCTGCCGCCGGTCGCCGCGCTCGGCCACCTGGTCCTGCCGGTGGTCGGCGACCAGGTGACCGTACCGGCGGCCTGCGTGGCTGCCGGGCTGCTCGCGGTGGTCGTGGTCGCGCTGCTGCGCACCTTGCGGCGGCACGTCGTCGAACCGGCCAGGGCCCGGCGGGCCGCCGCGGCGACCGGTACGGCCGCGGGTGACCTGACGGTGCTGCCCGACGCGGTGGCGGACGCGTACGCGCTGCCCGGGCGGCCCGGGCGGATCGTGGTCACCAGCGGGATGCTGCGCGCGCTGGATCCGGCCGAGCGGGAGGCGCTGCTCGCGCATGAGCGGGCGCATCTCGCCGGTCGCCATCACCTTTTTCTGACCGCGCTGGCGGTGGCGTGCGCGTGCCATCCGGCGCTGCGGGTGCTGAGTTCGCCGCTCTCCTTCGCGTTGGAGCGCTGGGCCGACGAGAGCGCGGCGGCGGCGGTCGGTGACCGGCGGGTGGCGGCGCGGGCGATCGGGCGGGCGGCGCTGGCCGCGACGCGGCCGAGTGCGGCGGCGCTCTCGGCGACGGCGGGGCCGGTGCCGCGGCGGGTGGCGGCGCTTCTCACGCCGCCGCGGGTGGGGGTGCGGGCGCCGCGGGTGATTTCGGCGGTGCTTGTCTCTTGCGTTGCGCTTTCTGCGGGGTGTGCGGTGGAGGCGGCTCACCAGCTCCACGGGTCGATCGAAGTGGCCCAGGGAGAGTCCCTGCGGGGCTAA
- a CDS encoding APC family permease: MTNEAGLERRLGVGDAVVVGLGAMVGAGVFAAFGPAARAAGSGLLAALALAAVVAYCNATSSARLAARHPQSGGTYVYGRERLGPFWGYLAGWSFVAGKTASCAAMALTVGQYVWPHERQAVAAAAVVALTAVNCLGVRKAAWLTRLIVAVTLAVLVAAVSVCLSSRGASAGRLTWGDVSGRGLLQAAGLLFFAFAGYARIATLGEEVKSPARTIPRAIPLALGITLAVYAAVAVALLVVLGPGRLAGSAAPVADAVRAAGVPGLAPVVRCGAAVAALGSLLALVLGVSRTVLAMARDRHFPAALAAVHRGTPVRAELAVGAVVLLLTLLTDLRGAIGFSSFGVLLYYAIANASALRLAPAEGRPPPAVPVLGLAGCAVLAVSLPWAAVAAGAGVVGAGALLYLRPLYLRPRG, translated from the coding sequence GTGACGAACGAGGCGGGTCTTGAACGGCGGCTGGGTGTGGGCGACGCGGTGGTCGTCGGGCTCGGGGCGATGGTGGGAGCGGGGGTCTTCGCGGCCTTCGGCCCGGCGGCCCGGGCGGCGGGCAGCGGACTGCTCGCCGCGCTGGCGCTCGCCGCGGTGGTGGCCTACTGCAACGCGACCTCCTCGGCGCGGCTGGCCGCCCGCCACCCTCAGTCGGGCGGCACCTACGTCTACGGGCGCGAGCGGCTCGGCCCCTTCTGGGGCTACCTCGCCGGGTGGAGCTTCGTGGCCGGCAAGACCGCGTCCTGCGCGGCGATGGCGCTCACCGTCGGGCAGTACGTGTGGCCGCACGAGCGGCAGGCGGTGGCGGCGGCCGCGGTGGTGGCGCTGACCGCGGTCAACTGCCTCGGAGTGCGCAAGGCGGCCTGGCTGACCCGGCTGATCGTCGCGGTGACACTCGCGGTGCTGGTCGCGGCGGTCAGCGTCTGCCTGTCCTCGCGGGGGGCCTCGGCCGGGCGGCTCACCTGGGGCGACGTCTCCGGGCGCGGGCTGCTGCAGGCCGCCGGGCTGCTCTTCTTCGCCTTCGCCGGGTACGCCCGGATCGCCACCCTCGGCGAGGAGGTGAAGTCGCCGGCCAGGACCATCCCGCGGGCGATCCCCCTCGCCCTCGGCATCACGCTCGCGGTGTACGCGGCGGTGGCGGTCGCACTGCTGGTGGTGCTGGGTCCCGGCCGGCTGGCCGGTTCTGCGGCGCCGGTCGCCGACGCGGTACGGGCCGCGGGCGTTCCCGGCCTCGCGCCGGTGGTCCGCTGCGGCGCCGCGGTCGCCGCCCTCGGCTCGCTGCTCGCCCTCGTCCTCGGGGTCTCCCGGACGGTGCTGGCGATGGCGCGGGACCGGCACTTCCCGGCCGCGCTGGCGGCCGTGCACCGCGGCACCCCGGTGCGCGCCGAACTCGCGGTCGGCGCGGTCGTCCTCCTCCTGACGCTCCTCACCGACCTCAGGGGCGCCATCGGTTTCTCCTCCTTCGGGGTGCTGCTCTACTACGCCATCGCCAACGCGAGCGCCCTGCGGCTGGCCCCGGCCGAGGGCCGTCCCCCGCCGGCCGTCCCGGTGCTGGGCCTGGCCGGCTGCGCGGTGCTCGCGGTCAGCCTGCCGTGGGCCGCGGTGGCCGCAGGCGCGGGGGTGGTGGGCGCGGGGGCGCTGCTTTACCTGCGGCCCCTTTACCTGCGGCCCCGGGGGTGA
- a CDS encoding DedA family protein produces MPLPMFDQAVNVLDATSLLSSFGAIGIAVVMFAETGLLIGFFLPGDSLLFTAGLLSVSGASDVVHLSLWQVLIASLAGALLGAQAGYLIGRRGGTALLARSRNRKLHQGAERAAELLERYGHAKAVVLGRFIPVVRTVLNPLAGALNVPARTFALWQVIGGAVWTVGLVLGGYALGSSIPHVDTYLLPIVALIVVVSLAPLAVEVWRGRKQERSGTEQPAEREPAPERL; encoded by the coding sequence ATGCCCCTTCCGATGTTCGACCAGGCCGTGAACGTCCTGGACGCGACCTCCCTGCTCTCCTCCTTCGGCGCCATCGGCATCGCGGTCGTGATGTTCGCCGAGACCGGTCTGCTGATCGGGTTCTTCCTGCCCGGCGACTCGCTGCTCTTCACCGCGGGCCTGCTGAGCGTCTCGGGCGCGTCCGACGTAGTGCACCTCTCGCTGTGGCAGGTGCTGATCGCGTCACTGGCGGGCGCGCTGCTCGGGGCGCAGGCCGGTTACCTGATCGGACGCAGGGGCGGAACGGCGCTGCTGGCCAGGAGCCGCAACCGCAAGCTGCACCAGGGCGCGGAGCGGGCGGCGGAACTGCTGGAGCGTTACGGCCACGCCAAGGCCGTCGTACTGGGCCGCTTCATCCCGGTGGTCCGCACGGTGCTCAACCCGCTGGCCGGCGCGCTGAACGTGCCGGCCCGCACCTTCGCGCTCTGGCAGGTCATCGGCGGCGCGGTGTGGACGGTCGGCCTGGTGCTCGGCGGATACGCGCTCGGCTCGTCGATCCCGCACGTGGACACCTACCTGCTGCCGATCGTGGCGCTGATCGTCGTGGTGTCGCTGGCGCCGCTGGCCGTCGAGGTGTGGCGGGGCCGCAAGCAGGAACGGTCCGGCACGGAGCAGCCGGCGGAGCGGGAGCCGGCGCCCGAGCGGCTCTGA
- a CDS encoding rod shape-determining protein, which produces MTSLANLGDSGDIALIPTLDQLRRCSVAVDIGAARTRVYLRGGGLVVDEPSVAAVDVRTGALIAVGARAEMMAGRTPAHIRVARPVAGGAVVDIAMAQRMLRHVLGDKLGRRWLRLSVLRGMPVMRAAICLPHGSEPIARRAAVETLYGLGARRVEMVDTLIAAAVGCGLPVENPEATMVVVCGAGTTQVAVLSLGSIVSAETVPVGGDAIDRAVVEHLRNRHELMLPSQSVRPLHQMLGGPASGGTETTEVHGRDVISGLARSVLVETEGVRHAMRTPLTSVLDAITTVLRHCPPDLVADLADRGIMLAGGSAKMPGLDLMLRQATGMPVHIAPNPDTVAVRGLGAMIEGKVRPMPMDPLATR; this is translated from the coding sequence ATGACGAGCCTGGCGAACCTGGGGGACAGCGGGGACATCGCGCTGATCCCGACCCTGGACCAACTGCGCCGCTGCTCGGTGGCGGTCGACATCGGCGCCGCCCGTACCCGCGTGTACCTGCGCGGCGGCGGCCTGGTGGTGGACGAGCCGAGCGTCGCGGCGGTGGACGTGCGCACCGGCGCGCTGATCGCGGTCGGCGCCCGCGCCGAGATGATGGCAGGCCGCACCCCCGCCCACATCCGGGTGGCCCGCCCGGTGGCCGGCGGCGCGGTGGTCGACATCGCCATGGCCCAGCGGATGCTGCGGCACGTGCTGGGCGACAAGCTGGGCCGCCGCTGGCTGCGGCTGTCGGTGCTCCGCGGCATGCCGGTGATGCGGGCGGCGATCTGCCTGCCGCACGGCAGCGAGCCGATCGCCCGCCGGGCCGCCGTCGAGACGCTCTACGGACTCGGCGCGCGCCGGGTCGAGATGGTGGACACCCTGATCGCCGCCGCGGTCGGCTGCGGACTGCCGGTGGAGAACCCCGAGGCCACCATGGTGGTGGTCTGCGGCGCCGGTACCACCCAGGTCGCGGTGCTGTCACTGGGGTCGATCGTGTCCGCCGAGACCGTACCCGTCGGCGGCGACGCCATCGACCGGGCGGTGGTGGAACACCTGCGCAACCGCCACGAACTGATGCTGCCCAGCCAGTCGGTCCGCCCGCTGCACCAGATGCTCGGCGGCCCCGCCTCCGGCGGCACCGAGACCACCGAGGTGCACGGCCGGGACGTCATCAGCGGCCTGGCGCGCTCGGTGCTGGTGGAGACCGAGGGCGTACGGCACGCCATGCGCACCCCGCTCACCTCGGTGCTGGACGCGATCACCACCGTGCTGCGGCACTGCCCGCCGGATCTGGTGGCCGACCTCGCCGACCGCGGCATCATGCTGGCCGGCGGCAGCGCGAAGATGCCAGGACTCGACCTGATGCTGCGGCAGGCAACCGGGATGCCGGTGCACATCGCGCCGAACCCGGACACGGTCGCCGTACGCGGCCTCGGCGCGATGATCGAGGGCAAGGTACGGCCGATGCCGATGGACCCGCTGGCCACGCGGTAA